From Pagrus major chromosome 18, Pma_NU_1.0, a single genomic window includes:
- the LOC141013111 gene encoding progesterone receptor-like, translating to MAFQSSASDLEETSKSLMMNERVDRSDTADTCACPTTAELSKAVSLSLGLDTVSSPPLSSMNQCSSSSAFADFDHAVESSLRGVPDQGAPRNMNSGTYSRADGFGEVSHGIEQVSCMDLLRSGEMESAQAGTRGPVISRYVSKESNLYIDPVAELPAPSQVDGLLPVKPYPAYSANPSLYRDTPGVWCAYSGRSEPETGGSGGHTLLCKYCNCGQTSNGSRQGCRCAWYSKEELGRKGGSHTAMAHEYGQVESFQSTVPQGHATFSTIKTEPAVWVDCTDRTFRHDDLFPSVYLSDRRVCQVCGDDASGCHYGAVTCGSCKVFFKRAAAGKQNHLCASRNDCTIDKLRRKNCASCRLKRCFMSGMSLKGRRLKGAGQARNGEEEQPLVHGSQRLEPGSAAARAQASQALTMAIPQTLRSCLSLLSILQTIEPAVVNAGHDHALPDSPASLLTSLNELGERQLVTVVRWAKAIPGFRDLHVDDQMSLIQLSWMGVMVFALGWRSYTLTNSSMLYFAPDLVFNDQRMQVSSMYEHCVRMKLLSQRFCMLKVTQEEFLCMKALVLFSIMPAEGLKSQRCFDELRTSYIKELDRLASHCGETTRTQRLFQLTQLLDYLQSIVRKLHQFTYDLFIQAQSLQTRVNFPEMISEIVSVHVPKILSGMVKPILFHNTA from the exons ATGGCCTTTCAGTCGAGCGCGTCTGATTTAGAAGAAACGTCAAAGTCATTAATGATGAATGAGCGGGTGGATCGTTCGGATACCGCGGACACCTGTGCGTGCCCGACAACTGCTGAGCTCAGTAAGGCGGTGTCGTTGTCCTTGGGCTTGGATACGGTGTCTTCTCCTCCGCTCAGCAGCATGAACCAGTGCTCCTCCAGCAGCGCCTTTGCGGACTTCGATCACGCAGTGGAGAGCAGTCTTCGGGGTGTGCCGGATCAAGGAGCGCCTCGAAATATGAACTCAGGAACTTATTCAAGAGCGGACGGGTTTGGAGAGGTGTCCCACGGCATTGAGCAGGTGAGCTGCATGGATCTGCTCAGATCGGGTGAAATGGAGAGCGCGCAAGCCGGGACGCGCGGCCCGGTGATATCCAGATACGTGAGCAAGGAATCAAACTTGTACATCGACCCGGTGGCAGAGCTGCCAGCACCCTCCCAAGTGGACGGGCTCCTGCCTGTGAAACCATACCCTGCCTACTCTGCCAATCCAAGCCTATACAGGGATACCCCGGGTGTGTGGTGCGCGTACAGCGGACGATCCGAGCCGGAGACAGGCGGATCCGGTGGACATACTTTGTtgtgtaaatactgtaattGTGGACAAACCTCTAATGGATCCAGGCAGGGATGCCGCTGTGCATGGTACAGCAAGGAGGAGCTGGGTCGTAAAGGTGGCTCGCACACAGCGATGGCACACGAGTACGGTCAAGTGGAAAGTTTCCAAAGTACAGTTCCTCAAGGGCATGCCACTTTCTCCACTATCAAGACCGAGCCTGCTGTTTGGGTCGACTGCACGGATCGCACTTTCAG gcATGACGATTTGTTTCCCAGCGTGTACCTGTCGGACAGGAGAGTGTGTCAGGTGTGCGGCGACGATGCCTCAGGTTGTCACTACGGAGCAGTCACCTGTGGCAGCTGCAAAGTTTTCTTCAAGCGAGCCGCTGCAG GTAAGCAGAACCACCTTTGCGCCAGCCGGAACGACTGCACCATCGACAAGCTGAGGCGGAAGAACTGCGCGTCGTGTCGTTTGAAGAGATGCTTCATGTCAGGAATGAGCCTCAAAG GTCGCAGGCTGAAGGGAGCCGGCCAGGCGAGGAacggagaggaggagcagcctCTGGTTCATGGAAGCCAGAGGTTAGAGCCCGGAAGTGCAGCCGCCAGGGCTCAGG CGTCCCAGGCCCTCACGATGGCCATCCCCCAGACCCTGCGCtcctgcctctccctcctcagcaTCCTGCAGACCATCGAGCCGGCTGTGGTCAATGCCGGACACGACCATGCCCTGCCAGACAGCCCGGCATCCTTGCTCACCAGCCTCAACGAGCTGGGGGAGAGACAGCTGGTAACCGTGGTGCGCTGGGCCAAGGCGATACCAG GTTTCCGTGACCTCCATGTGGATGATCAGATGTCACTGATTCAGCTGTCGTGGATGGGGGTGATGGTGTTTGCTTTGGGCTGGAGGTCCTACACACTCACCAACAGCTCCATGCTCTACTTCGCTCCGGACCTTGTCTTCAATGA CCAGCGAATGCAGGTGTCCAGTATGTATGAACACTGTGTGAGGATGAAGCTGCTGTCCCAAAGGTTCTGCATGCTGAAGGTCACCCAGGAGGAGTTCCTCTGCATGAAGGCCCTGGTCCTCTTCAGCATCA TGCCAGCGGAGGGCCTGAAGAGCCAGCGATGTTTTGATGAACTGCGGACCTCCTACATCAAGGAGCTGGACCGCTTGGCCAGTCACTGCGGGGAGACCACCCGTACACAGAGGCTGTTCCAGCTCACACAGCTGCTGGACTATCTCCAGTCG ATTGTGAGGAAGTTGCACCAGTTCACCTATGATCTGTTCATCCAAGCCCAGTCCCTGCAGACACGGGTCAACTTTCCAGAGATGATCTCAGAGATTGTGAGCGTTCATGTGCCCAAGATCCTCTCGGGCATGGTCAAGCCCATACTTTTCCACAATACCGCCTAG